A genomic segment from Leptolyngbya boryana PCC 6306 encodes:
- a CDS encoding ABC transporter permease, producing the protein MSKTLSYQVGAIALALIFVAIIIVLAGASPIAVISEIASGAFGTPGQFARVISTLCPLLIASCGLLFTFTTGLYNLGIEGQIAFGGIAATLILRLGQDSLPPALTLFLAIVAGGMGGMLWGLLAGVLNIYGRINEIFAGLGLNFLADGIALYLVFGPWKRPGVASMSGTEQFPESLWLPTFGNTDASPISVLIALIAIALTIVVLSGTHFGLKLRAVGQNLRAAYVLGIPSIRQLLSSFAICGAFAGVAGALQVVAVFHRLIPNISSGLGYLALLVAMLAGMNAWLLLPIAFFFSALNIGSLQLPLDLNLESSLAGVIQGTLVLFVILGKGFSEWKRGNV; encoded by the coding sequence TTGAGTAAAACACTTTCTTATCAAGTTGGCGCGATCGCGCTTGCTTTGATCTTTGTTGCAATCATTATCGTGTTAGCAGGGGCTTCCCCGATCGCGGTCATTTCTGAAATTGCATCCGGGGCATTTGGTACGCCTGGACAGTTCGCCCGTGTAATTTCTACACTTTGTCCATTGCTCATCGCTTCTTGTGGATTACTATTCACTTTCACAACTGGCTTATACAACTTAGGCATTGAAGGACAGATTGCTTTCGGTGGGATTGCTGCAACCTTGATACTGCGATTAGGGCAAGATTCTTTGCCTCCTGCTCTGACACTTTTTCTTGCGATTGTGGCTGGCGGAATGGGTGGAATGTTGTGGGGATTACTCGCAGGCGTTCTCAATATCTATGGACGCATCAATGAAATTTTTGCAGGCTTAGGCTTGAACTTTCTTGCCGATGGGATTGCTTTGTATTTGGTGTTTGGACCTTGGAAACGTCCGGGTGTTGCATCGATGAGCGGCACAGAACAATTTCCAGAATCGCTGTGGTTGCCGACGTTTGGTAATACAGATGCAAGCCCAATTTCGGTTTTGATTGCGCTGATTGCGATCGCATTAACGATCGTTGTTCTTAGCGGTACACATTTCGGTTTAAAGCTTCGAGCCGTTGGGCAAAATCTCAGAGCAGCTTATGTTCTCGGCATTCCATCGATTCGACAATTACTCAGTTCATTTGCAATCTGTGGTGCGTTTGCAGGCGTTGCGGGAGCGTTGCAAGTTGTGGCTGTCTTTCATCGCTTGATTCCCAACATTTCAAGCGGATTGGGATATTTAGCGTTATTAGTCGCAATGTTGGCGGGAATGAATGCTTGGTTACTTTTGCCGATCGCGTTCTTTTTCAGTGCGCTGAACATTGGCAGCTTGCAGTTGCCGCTCGATTTGAATTTAGAATCGTCTCTTGCGGGAGTGATTCAAGGAACTCTAGTACTGTTTGTGATTTTAGGAAAAGGCTTTAGTGAGTGGAAGCGGGGGAATGTTTAG
- a CDS encoding IS630 family transposase (programmed frameshift), giving the protein MPAPYSEDLRRKAVAAVKRGEQKTDVSKMFHISRNTLDLWIKREQETGDCQAITNFQQGCRHKITDWERFEAFVVQHNGKTQAEMAKLWGDGVTQQNMSAAIKKLGMSRKKTYVYRERDELKRVEFEERLKTKMDAELVYVDEAGIDNRDEYPYGYSKLGQRCDALKSGKRTERVSWIAALKQGKLFAPMTFSGSCNRDLFEVWLETCLLPKLQPGSVIIIDNASFHRSQAMDEIVAQAECELWYLPPYSPDLNKIERWWFVLKNWMRQRWDEFETFRDCVDAAFRDSPNVLRSGYTVQPQRNLRGDIPGS; this is encoded by the exons ATGCCTGCTCCTTACAGTGAAGACTTGCGCCGCAAAGCCGTTGCTGCGGTCAAGCGCGGAGAACAGAAAACCGATGTCAGTAAGATGTTCCATATCAGTCGCAATACGCTCGACCTCTGGATCAAACGCGAACAGGAGACCGGAGACTGCCAAGCTATTACGAACTTCCAGCAAGGCTGTCGGCATAAAATCACGGATTGGGAACGCTTTGAAGCCTTTGTTGTCCAGCATAACGGCAAGACACAAGCAGAAATGGCAAAGTTATGGGGCGACGGGGTGACGCAGCAAAATATGAGTGCAGCGATCAAAAAGCTGGGCATGAGTCGA AAAAAGACGTACGTCTATCGCGAACGGGATGAACTCAAGCGGGTTGAGTTCGAGGAACGATTAAAGACCAAAATGGATGCTGAACTTGTTTACGTTGATGAAGCAGGCATCGACAATCGGGACGAGTATCCCTATGGCTACAGCAAGCTTGGGCAACGCTGTGATGCCCTCAAGTCCGGTAAGCGCACTGAGCGCGTCAGTTGGATTGCCGCGCTCAAGCAAGGCAAGTTATTTGCGCCAATGACGTTTTCTGGCTCATGCAACCGAGACTTGTTTGAGGTGTGGCTAGAGACCTGTCTACTACCAAAACTGCAACCGGGCAGTGTGATTATCATTGACAATGCCAGTTTCCATCGCTCCCAAGCCATGGATGAAATTGTGGCGCAAGCTGAGTGTGAACTCTGGTATCTACCGCCCTATTCACCAGACTTGAACAAAATCGAGCGATGGTGGTTTGTGCTGAAGAATTGGATGCGGCAACGCTGGGATGAATTTGAGACCTTTCGCGACTGTGTCGATGCCGCTTTTAGAGATAGTCCTAACGTACTTAGGTCGGGCTATACTGTCCAACCTCAGCGGAACTTGCGGGGAGACATCCCAGGATCTTAA
- a CDS encoding transposase family protein, with amino-acid sequence MADKASLVSKINCSLRWHIGENIAPSYSIPYGGKPSYRIERQFHIGQSWGIHETTVGRIVRKIENILIQSGEFCLPGKKALHSAQTEWNILVVDVSESPIERPKKNNDLTTVASRNGTR; translated from the coding sequence GTGGCGGACAAGGCAAGTTTGGTGTCGAAGATCAACTGCTCATTGCGATGGCATATTGGCGAGAATATCGCACCATCTTACTCAATTCCCTACGGAGGGAAACCCTCCTACAGGATTGAGCGCCAGTTCCACATCGGGCAAAGTTGGGGAATTCATGAAACGACGGTTGGACGCATTGTCCGCAAGATTGAAAACATCTTGATTCAGTCGGGTGAGTTCTGCTTGCCAGGTAAAAAAGCGCTGCACTCAGCCCAGACCGAATGGAACATCCTCGTCGTCGATGTGAGTGAGAGTCCAATTGAACGCCCAAAAAAAAACAACGACCTTACTACAGTGGCAAGCAGAAATGGCACACGCTAA
- a CDS encoding class I SAM-dependent methyltransferase has protein sequence MSKEEARARVEAVFNAASDYFDAPALSFWNRFGQQTIDHLALCPGDRVLDVCCGSGASAIPAAVRVGSTGQVLGIDLAESLLQLARDKAQQQGLENIKFQAGDFETLGFPDESFDAIVCVFGIFFVPDMQAAVRELWRMLRPGGKLAITSWGERVFEPANRVFWDAIAVERPELVKSFTPWDRIRCPDLLRGLLEESGVTQIEVFTEMGTHDLTTPEDWWTMCLGGGYRGTIDQLDSAAKERVRQANLQFLRTYQVHALEVDVLYAIAQKSEV, from the coding sequence GTGAGTAAAGAAGAGGCACGTGCCAGGGTAGAAGCTGTATTTAATGCTGCATCAGATTACTTTGATGCGCCAGCGTTGTCGTTTTGGAATCGTTTTGGACAACAGACGATCGATCATCTTGCATTGTGTCCAGGTGATCGTGTTTTGGATGTGTGTTGCGGGTCTGGTGCTTCTGCGATTCCTGCGGCAGTTCGTGTGGGTTCGACAGGGCAAGTTTTGGGCATTGATCTAGCAGAATCGCTCTTGCAATTAGCGCGTGACAAAGCCCAACAGCAAGGATTGGAAAATATCAAATTTCAGGCTGGAGATTTTGAGACGTTGGGATTCCCGGATGAAAGTTTTGATGCGATCGTGTGTGTATTCGGAATTTTCTTTGTTCCAGACATGCAAGCGGCTGTTCGAGAGCTTTGGCGGATGCTGCGTCCAGGTGGGAAACTTGCGATTACTTCTTGGGGAGAGCGAGTGTTTGAGCCTGCGAATCGAGTGTTTTGGGATGCGATTGCAGTGGAACGCCCGGAATTAGTCAAGTCCTTCACGCCGTGGGATCGAATTCGTTGCCCTGATTTGCTCAGAGGTCTACTAGAAGAAAGTGGTGTAACTCAGATTGAGGTGTTCACTGAAATGGGAACCCACGATTTAACAACACCCGAAGATTGGTGGACGATGTGTTTGGGTGGGGGCTACCGAGGGACGATCGATCAACTCGATTCAGCCGCTAAGGAACGAGTGCGACAAGCCAATCTACAATTTCTGCGAACTTATCAGGTTCACGCATTAGAAGTTGATGTTTTGTATGCGATCGCGCAGAAATCAGAAGTTTAA
- a CDS encoding peroxiredoxin-like family protein: protein MSDWQSTATEFGKLLLLKVSCLVFRVRIMKLYDRLIQTQRQRISDGEIVPILDGCNAPRQLVLIWSQLGDFDNLEYAWWLKREAEVLRSTEVAVRAVGIGDRASGEKFCEYTGFPPDCLFVDPTAELHQQLELYSGLSLKLPLLSTEQNAWFNLLLMCAGIGSPGTLTEVFRGYRGDRTAPQLIGDDETVKAAPLPPLKGSTFRWAGGSGFQRPFELATLRLRNMTEVLSHWKTYVPNSAYLTQRGATFLFNAQGELLYEHRDRAILGFAAQMNQPLTFLEELSE from the coding sequence GTGTCAGATTGGCAATCTACTGCAACTGAATTTGGTAAACTTTTACTTCTTAAGGTCAGTTGTTTAGTCTTTCGGGTTCGCATCATGAAGCTGTACGATCGCTTGATTCAAACCCAGCGTCAACGCATTAGTGATGGTGAGATCGTGCCCATTTTAGACGGCTGTAACGCGCCTCGGCAACTGGTTTTGATTTGGTCGCAGTTGGGCGATTTCGATAACCTCGAATATGCTTGGTGGTTGAAGCGAGAGGCGGAAGTGCTGCGATCGACAGAAGTTGCAGTTCGAGCAGTGGGCATTGGAGATCGTGCTTCCGGCGAGAAATTCTGCGAATACACAGGTTTTCCTCCCGATTGTCTGTTTGTAGACCCTACTGCTGAACTCCACCAACAGCTTGAATTGTATTCGGGACTCTCGCTCAAGTTGCCATTGCTTTCGACAGAACAGAATGCCTGGTTCAATCTCCTGCTTATGTGTGCAGGCATTGGGAGTCCTGGAACTTTAACAGAAGTATTTCGGGGATATCGCGGAGATCGTACTGCACCACAGTTGATTGGCGATGATGAGACTGTAAAAGCTGCACCACTTCCGCCACTCAAAGGTTCTACTTTCCGGTGGGCAGGGGGTAGCGGTTTTCAACGTCCGTTTGAACTAGCAACCTTGCGACTTCGTAATATGACGGAAGTGCTGAGTCATTGGAAGACCTATGTGCCAAATTCTGCTTATCTGACTCAACGCGGGGCAACGTTCTTGTTTAATGCTCAAGGTGAGTTGTTGTATGAGCACCGCGATCGCGCAATTCTGGGTTTTGCGGCTCAGATGAATCAACCGCTCACTTTTTTGGAGGAACTCAGTGAGTAA
- a CDS encoding DUF4058 family protein yields the protein MASPFPGMNPFLEDPEFWSAVHNRLIVAIADDLVDHLSEKYRVEIEKRTYFSDDDESLLVGIPDVAVVTSKVEPISSTVQSSRSVLPEKVTVPILEEVNERYLEIREVATGTVVTVLEILSPKNKRTGEGRIAYERKRNQVLASATNLVEIDLLRGGKAFPIASQHLGDYRILICRGHERPRGDLYAFGLRQPIPIIPIPIVPGEAEPMLDLQALLHRVYDKGRYQLAIDYTRQLQPKLSESDCQWVETLLRCANVLTIA from the coding sequence ATGGCATCACCTTTTCCAGGGATGAATCCCTTTCTTGAAGATCCGGAGTTCTGGTCAGCGGTGCATAATCGCTTGATTGTTGCGATCGCGGATGACTTAGTGGATCACCTCAGCGAAAAGTATCGTGTCGAAATCGAGAAACGGACTTATTTCAGTGATGACGATGAAAGTTTGCTGGTCGGCATTCCTGATGTGGCAGTCGTGACAAGCAAAGTGGAGCCTATTTCCTCAACGGTTCAGTCTTCGCGATCTGTCTTGCCCGAAAAAGTGACCGTTCCCATTCTTGAAGAAGTGAATGAGCGGTATCTAGAGATTCGTGAGGTAGCAACGGGAACCGTCGTCACAGTTTTGGAGATTCTATCTCCAAAAAACAAGCGGACTGGAGAAGGAAGAATTGCCTATGAACGCAAACGAAATCAGGTGTTGGCGAGTGCGACGAATCTCGTTGAGATTGATTTACTCCGAGGAGGCAAAGCGTTTCCGATCGCGAGTCAACATCTTGGAGACTATCGAATTCTGATCTGTCGAGGTCATGAGCGTCCAAGAGGTGATTTGTACGCTTTCGGATTGCGTCAACCGATTCCAATCATTCCGATTCCGATCGTGCCAGGTGAAGCGGAGCCAATGCTCGACCTACAAGCTTTACTGCATCGGGTGTATGACAAGGGACGATATCAGCTAGCTATCGACTATACTCGTCAACTTCAGCCCAAACTGTCTGAATCAGACTGTCAGTGGGTAGAGACATTACTAAGATGTGCTAATGTGCTTACAATCGCATGA
- a CDS encoding IS110 family RNA-guided transposase, whose translation MIQRSQPRASGTSDASEAFEVLHRHACEIDIGSASHWVSVPPECEAQSVREFGCYTPDLVAMAAWLKQCQIETVAMESTGVYWITVFQTLESHGFEVILVDAHSVKSVPGRKSDVLDCQWLRQLHSYGLLSGSFRPDDQICVLRSYIRQRDTLIADAARHLQRMQKALTQMNVQLHQVLSDLTGLSGLRILKAIVAGERDPHKLAALKHERVRKSEAEIAAALSGDYRTEHLFVLAQELTLYESYQQQIAACDLEIEGYLNQLPTQVAQAPLDPPTPARKRPQNQPSFDLKHHLHRISGVDFTAIDGMGVLTVQTILSEIGLDASRFPSAKQFATWLGLSPGTNISGGRRKSAKTRPGSSRAANAFRIAAMAAGKSDSAIGAFFRRLKARLGAPKAITATAHKLARVFYFMRKTHQSYEDVGAAQYEQQFQQRKLKHLRKQAAALGFDLTERSPIDALSEVVS comes from the coding sequence ATGATACAGCGTTCTCAGCCTCGTGCTTCAGGTACGTCCGATGCGTCAGAAGCCTTCGAGGTGTTGCATCGTCATGCGTGTGAAATTGATATCGGGTCGGCAAGCCATTGGGTGAGTGTGCCGCCAGAGTGCGAAGCTCAATCGGTGCGAGAGTTTGGTTGCTACACCCCGGATCTGGTCGCGATGGCAGCGTGGCTGAAGCAGTGCCAGATTGAGACGGTGGCGATGGAATCGACAGGAGTATATTGGATTACGGTGTTTCAGACGCTGGAGTCTCACGGGTTTGAGGTGATTTTAGTCGATGCTCATTCCGTCAAGAGTGTTCCGGGGCGCAAAAGCGATGTGCTCGACTGTCAATGGCTGAGGCAGTTACACAGCTATGGCTTGTTATCCGGATCGTTTCGCCCGGATGACCAAATCTGTGTGTTGCGGAGCTACATTCGCCAACGCGATACGCTCATCGCCGATGCCGCTCGTCATCTGCAACGAATGCAGAAAGCCTTGACTCAGATGAATGTGCAGTTGCATCAGGTGTTGAGTGACTTGACTGGGTTGAGTGGGTTAAGAATCCTCAAAGCGATTGTGGCAGGCGAACGTGACCCCCACAAACTTGCAGCCCTCAAGCATGAACGAGTCCGCAAAAGCGAAGCGGAAATTGCCGCCGCGCTGAGTGGCGATTATCGCACCGAGCATCTGTTTGTCTTAGCTCAGGAGTTAACCTTGTATGAAAGCTATCAGCAGCAAATTGCTGCCTGCGATCTTGAGATTGAAGGCTATCTGAATCAGTTGCCGACGCAGGTTGCTCAAGCGCCCCTTGATCCGCCTACACCCGCACGAAAGCGTCCTCAGAATCAACCAAGTTTTGATTTGAAGCATCATCTGCACCGGATTAGTGGCGTAGACTTTACAGCTATTGATGGCATGGGAGTTCTGACCGTCCAGACGATTCTCTCAGAGATTGGGCTGGATGCCAGCCGTTTTCCTAGTGCCAAACAGTTTGCCACGTGGCTGGGATTGTCACCGGGAACGAATATTTCTGGCGGCAGGCGTAAAAGTGCTAAGACTCGCCCTGGCTCCAGTCGAGCCGCAAACGCTTTTCGCATCGCAGCAATGGCAGCGGGGAAGTCTGACTCGGCAATCGGAGCATTCTTCCGTCGCTTGAAGGCAAGGCTTGGCGCTCCCAAGGCGATTACTGCGACCGCTCACAAACTGGCTCGTGTCTTCTACTTCATGCGGAAAACTCACCAGAGTTATGAGGATGTGGGAGCCGCACAGTATGAGCAACAGTTTCAGCAACGCAAGCTGAAGCATCTGCGAAAACAAGCAGCAGCATTGGGATTTGACCTCACAGAACGCTCTCCCATTGATGCTCTAAGTGAGGTTGTTTCTTAG